In Pelecanus crispus isolate bPelCri1 chromosome 16, bPelCri1.pri, whole genome shotgun sequence, the following proteins share a genomic window:
- the AUNIP gene encoding aurora kinase A- and ninein-interacting protein: MKRRRGAAQRAEACDVWLDTAELKQGAAQSLPAKPKASSRVLERKHSSVTFMQTRASQPRTKQTTISAFFSTQTDEKDKENSRPSPFILNKDRTEKGISLAASPVKILALPQMEKAQKQSYRAEEETVRLTPQRRAGKALASPAPLPGSPSLLRAESCSGSEASCGAGEDCCCFSFTQDSEGNRIIAHRGESDLFAGETVSASGSVTLDCGINKREGQPLPEEARTGLDFQPRLGANQNKSLHQLSSVNSLIDFSETENRSPTVTRDSPWAADFYSSPQRPARAQPLRECSQNVGAGSAEEGWGRKRGASSPCRQLFTQDSEGNTVIAHRCQKVPSPCKDSGSSRRQLPDSPYKGCSSRAANRSSSKPGEQWLEVCYDLLFTQDSEGNRVIKH; encoded by the exons ATGaagcggcggcgcggcgcggcccagCGGGCCGAAGCGTGCGATGTCTGGCTGGACACCGCCGAGCTGAAGCAGGGCGCGGCGCAG TCTCTCCCAGCCAAGCCAAAAGCATCCAGTCGAGTTCTGGAAAGGAAACACTCCTCGGTCACTTTCATGCAGACGAGAGCCTCTCAGCCCCGCACCAAGCAAACCACCATCTCCGCCTTCTTCAGCACCCAGACAG atgagaaagacaaagaaaactcTAGGCCATCCCCTTTCATCCTGAATAAAGACCGTacagaaaaaggtatttctttGGCTGCTTCCCCTGTGAAGATCTTGGCTTTGCCACAGATGGAGAAAGCCCAGAAACAATCCTACAGAGCCGAGGAGGAGACAGTGCGGCTTACACCCCAGCGTCGTGCAGGGAAAGCACTGGCCTCGCCCGCGCCTTTGCCAGGCTCTCCTTCCCTGTTACGAGCGGAGTCCTGCAGCGGGAGCGAAGCCTCCTGTGGGGCGGGAGAggattgctgctgcttcagcttcACCCAGGATTCAGAGGGCAACCGGATCATCGCTCACAGAGGTGAGTCCGATTTATTTGCTGGAGAAACGGTTTCAGCAAGCGGCAGCGTAACTTTGGACTGTGGGATAAACAAACGAGAGGGCCAGCCGCTCCCAGAGGAGGCAAGGACCGGGCTTGATTTCCAACCAAGACTTGGTGCAAACCAGAATAAGAGCCTACACCAATTGAGTAGTGTTAATTCTTTAATTGATTTCTCTGAGACTGAGAACAGAAGTCCTACTGTAACGAGAGACAGTCCCTGGGCTGCTGACTTTTATTCATCTCCACAACGACCAGCCAGAGCACAGCCTCTGAGAGAGTGCAGCCAGAACGTGGGGGCCGGTTCAGCCgaggagggatggggcaggaagAGGGGAGCGAGCAgtccctgcaggcagctcttCACCCAGGATTCGGAGGGGAACACGGTAATCGCTCACCGCTGCCAGAAGGTCCCCTCTCCCTGCAAGGACAGCGGCAGCTctcgcaggcagctgcctgacTCTCCCTACAAGGGCTGTTCCAGCCGTGCTGCCAACAGGAGCTCGAGCAAACCGGGGGAGCAGTGGTTAGAGGTGTGCTATGATTTACTCTTCACGCAGGATTCGGAAGGGAACAGAGTGATTAAACACTGA
- the PAQR7 gene encoding membrane progestin receptor alpha has protein sequence MATVVTEKLSRLFINVRQVPQLLAPLSPSTVSSSEVPKVFWKPYIHTGYRPVQQTWRYYFSTLFQQHNEAINVWTHLVAALILLLRFQQLSQRVDFGRDLHAQPLLIIIVASITYLTFSTLAHLLQAKSEFWHYSFFFMDYVGVAIYQYGSALGHYYYAIEPSWHEKIKGFYMPAAVLLAWLSCAGSCYAKYRYHQSARLLSRLCQELPSGLAYVLDISPVVHRICTTPPSERADPALLYHKCQVLFFLIGAFFFSHPYPEKWFPGKCHFFGQSHQIFHVCLVLCTLAQIEAVVLDYESRRQIYSALQGDLAHNFSALCLFTVTCSVLTAAYMARKVKNKLSFKEE, from the coding sequence ATGGCAACGGTTGTCACCGAAAAGCTTAGTCGCCTCTTCATTAACGTGCGGCAGGTCCCTCAGCTGCTGgcccccctctctccctccaccGTCAGCAGTTCGGAGGTGCCGAAGGTTTTCTGGAAGCCCTACATCCACACCGGCTACCGGCCCGTGCAGCAGACCTGGCGCTATTACTTCTCGACgctcttccagcagcacaaTGAGGCCATCAACGTCTGGACCCATCTGGTAGCCGCGCTGATCCTGCTGCTGCGCTTCCAGCAGCTCTCGCAGAGGGTGGATTTTGGACGGGACCTGCACGCCCAACCCCTCCTCATCATCATCGTGGCGTCCATCACCTACCTGACGTTCAGCACCCTCGCTCACCTTCTGCAGGCCAAATCCGAGTTCTGGCACTACAGCTTCTTCTTCATGGACTACGTGGGGGTCGCCATTTACCAGTATGGCAGCGCTCTGGGGCACTACTACTATGCCATCGAGCCAAGCTGGCACGAGAAGATCAAGGGGTTTTACATGCCGGCGGCCGTCCTGTTAGCATGGCTGTCCTGCGCCGGTTCCTGCTACGCCAAGTACCGGTACCACCAGTCCGCTCGCCTGCTGAGCCggctctgccaggagctgccctcCGGCCTGGCGTACGTACTGGACATCAGCCCCGTGGTCCACCGCATCTGCACCACGCCGCCCTCCGAGCGGGCTGACCCGGCCCTTCTGTATCACAAATGCCAGGTGCTGTTTTTCCTCAttggtgccttttttttctcacaCCCTTACCCTGAGAAGTGGTTCCCTGGGAAATGTCACTTCTTCGGGCAGAGCCATCAGATTTTTCACGTGTGCCTGGTACTCTGCACGCTGGCGCAGATCGAGGCGGTGGTGTTGGACTACGAGTCCAGGCGACAGATCTATTCCGCTCTTCAGGGTGATTTGGCGCACAACTTCTCTGCCCTGTGCCTCTTCACTGTGACCTGCTCTGTCCTCACAGCTGCCTACATGGCCCGGAAGGTGAAGAACAAGCTGAGCTTCAAAGAAGAGTAA